One segment of Hemitrygon akajei chromosome 15, sHemAka1.3, whole genome shotgun sequence DNA contains the following:
- the LOC140739081 gene encoding general transcription factor II-I repeat domain-containing protein 2-like, with protein sequence MENSKKRKVTEENRTFNDTWADSFAFTADETGLPVCLICNEKLANNKKSNVARHFQNKHAAFAQKYLDGDERKKAVSELMRKVDLSKNHFKKWMKSGKSTTYASFVAAQEIVRHGKQFTDGEYIKESFIKISEHLFTDFKNKSEIVQKIRDMPLSAKTVKDRTIKLAEDITRQQIKDINSAVAYSIACDESKDKGDIEQIALFCRYVNSAGPQKEMIELIPLKGQTRGEDICEAVLNCLRAKGIKTTHLVSVATDGAPSMTGAHKRFVALLQKSLDRKLLTFHCILHQEALCAQTFPPECTEVMDVVIQIVNKIMAKSLNHCQFRLLLDELESAYSDLLLHNKVRWLSRGEVLKRFVACLEEVKTFLGSKGLTFPELEQPEWLEKLHFMVDMTVHLNTLNTALQGKGRTALHMLEDVLAFEHKLTVLARDLQRGTLSHFPNLREFKQAHDMINSEYLHSAIIAMQTSFGKRFCEFREEKNTLSFLVTPLSIDPSLLNTTALAGVSQPDLEMELADIADKDIWVSKFRRLTADLEDVARQKAVLAENHKWSDIENLPKPDKLVFETWNAIPDIYVNIKKYVLGVLSIFGSTYVCEQVFSNMNFIKNKHRARLTDDNLRSCVKMKVMSYSPDVQTLCAEVQEQKSH encoded by the coding sequence ATGGAGAATTCTAAAAAAAGAAAAGTGACTGAAGAAAACAGAACGTTTAATGATACGTGGGCAGATTCATTTGCTTTCACTGCTGACGAGACTGGTTTACCGGTATGCTTAATATGCAATGAGAAACTAGCAAACAACAAAAAGTCAAATGTCGCAAGACATTTCCAGAATAAACACGCAGCCTTTGCTCAAAAATATCTGGATGGAGATGAGAGAAAAAAAGCCGTTTCGGAACTGATGCGGAAGGTTGATCTGAGCAAAAATCATTTCAAGAAGTGGATGAAGTCTGGAAAATCAACTACATATGCTAGTTTTGTTGCCGCTCAGGAAATAGTCAGGCACGGGAAGCAGTTTACAGATGGTGAATATATAAAAGAATCTTTCATTAAGATTTCAGAACATCTATTCACGGACTTTAAAAACAAGAGTGAAATTGTGCAGAAAATCAGGGATATGCCCCTCTCTGCAAAGACTGTCAAAGACAGGACCATAAAACTGGCAGAAGACATCACAAGACAGCAAATTAAAGACATCAATTCAGCTGTGGCCTACTCGATTGCCTGTGACGAGTCTAAAGACAAAGGTGATATTGAACAAATAGCGCTGTTCTGCCGGTATGTAAACTCTGCTGGGCCACAGAAAGAAATGATTGAGTTGATACCTCTAAAAGGCCAAACACGAGGGGAGGACATCTGTGAGGCTGTCTTGAATTGTTTAAGAGCCAAAGGAATAAAGACCACCCACCTGGTGTCAGTAGCTACTGATGGGGCACCAAGTATGACAGGAGCGCACAAGAGGTTTGTGGCTTTACTGCAGAAGTCGCTGGACAGAAAGCTGCtgacttttcactgcatcttgcacCAAGAGGCACTGTGTGCTCAAACATTTCCTCCGGAATGCACAGAAGTAATGGATGTTGTCATTCAGATCGTCAATAAAATAATGGCAAAAAGTTTAAATCACTGTCAATTCCGTTTGTTACTGGACGAGCTGGAAAGCGCATATTCTGATCTCCTGCTGCACAACAAAGTCCGGTGGCTGTCCAGAGGGGAGGTGCTGAAACGCTTTGTCGCGTGTCTGGAAGAAGTGAAAACTTTCCTGGGCAGCAAAGGGCTCACCTTTCCTGAGCTGGAACAGCCAGAGTGGCTGGAAAAGCTACACTTCATGGTAGACATGACAGTGCACCTGAACACGCTGAACACAGCTCTTCAGGGGAAAGGACGCACAGCCCTGCACATGTTGGAGGATGTTTTGGCATTCGAGCACAAGTTGACAGTGCTTGCCAGAGATTTACAGCGAGGCACATTGTCTCACTTCCCCAATTTGAGAGAGTTCAAACAAGCTCACGACATGATAAATTCGGAGTATTTACATTCTGCAATCATCGCAATGCAAACATCATTTGGGAAAcgcttctgtgagttcagagaggaaaaaaacacattATCCTTCCTGGTCACTCCCCTAAGCATCGATCCATCCCTACTGAATACGACTGCATTGGCAGGTGTGAGTCAACCTGATCTTGAGATGGAACTGGCCGACATAGCCGACAAAGACATATGGGTGTCCAAGTTTAGACGCTTGACAGCAGACCTTGAAGATGTTGCCCGTCAGAAGGCCGTTCTTGCTGAGAATCACAAATGGAGTGATATTGAAAACCTCCCCAAACCGGACAAACTTGTGTTCGAAACATGGAATGCTATCCCCGACATTTATGTAAACATTAAAAAGTATGTGCTTGGAGTCCTGTCGATCTTTGGATCTACATATGTATGTGAGCAGGTGTTCTCCAACATGAACTTTATTAAAAACAAACATCGCGCACGCCTCACAGATGACAACTTGCGATCCTGTGTAAAGATGAAGGTGATGTCATACAGCCCTGATGTGCAGACGCTGTGCGCTGAGGTCCAGGAGCAGAAATCCCATTAA